One Peptostreptococcaceae bacterium DNA window includes the following coding sequences:
- a CDS encoding ribonuclease H-like domain-containing protein gives MIHIKKILSLPFPIIHPAIEASVKKNGLIFDIETTGLNPHKNQVILIGFARFDKKGRFVLNQLFLDNPSEEAEMLSIFHRIAASSGFFVTYNGNSFDLPFINTRMKKHSQKQKLDSFYNVDLMRVLQTKYFNLPIPDYKLKTVEKYMGISRTDRISGKESVELYERYLSTKDPFIQSKILLHNSDDIINLFKLLKVFELTDNPEIFFDLSNEVNIANITFRFQRFKISGDFILLSGICLEAQALDYAYNDALFSFELNSKDGLFNLRIPVLHKNINSTAYSLIDSNSIAFTSELINSFIFDNPHHMVISTNGIIDKNNILNLSSIILKKILAP, from the coding sequence CTTCCTTTTCCAATAATACATCCGGCCATCGAAGCGTCAGTCAAGAAGAATGGATTAATTTTCGACATAGAGACAACCGGATTAAATCCCCATAAAAACCAGGTAATTCTTATAGGATTTGCACGATTTGACAAAAAAGGACGATTTGTCTTGAATCAATTATTTCTTGACAACCCCTCCGAAGAGGCTGAAATGCTTTCAATCTTTCACCGTATTGCAGCCTCAAGCGGATTCTTTGTTACCTATAACGGCAATAGTTTCGATTTACCGTTCATTAACACTCGAATGAAAAAACATTCGCAAAAACAAAAATTAGATTCCTTCTATAATGTAGACTTAATGCGTGTACTCCAAACAAAGTATTTCAATTTGCCCATACCTGACTACAAACTCAAAACTGTCGAAAAATACATGGGGATTTCTAGAACTGACCGCATAAGCGGCAAAGAAAGCGTAGAACTTTACGAACGCTATCTTTCAACCAAGGATCCTTTCATACAATCAAAGATTCTTCTGCATAATTCAGACGATATAATAAATCTATTCAAATTGCTTAAAGTTTTTGAACTTACAGATAATCCCGAGATATTTTTCGATTTAAGCAATGAAGTAAATATTGCCAACATCACCTTCCGTTTTCAAAGATTCAAAATATCCGGCGATTTTATCCTTTTAAGCGGCATATGCCTTGAAGCCCAAGCCCTAGACTATGCCTACAATGATGCGCTCTTTTCATTTGAACTGAATTCCAAAGATGGGCTTTTCAATTTACGCATTCCGGTTTTACACAAAAACATCAATAGCACAGCCTATTCGCTGATTGACAGCAACTCCATTGCTTTTACAAGTGAATTAATTAATTCCTTCATTTTTGACAATCCTCACCATATGGTGATTTCAACCAACGGAATAATTGACAAGAACAATATCTTAAACTTAAGCAGTATTATTCTTAAAAAAA